In one Modestobacter sp. L9-4 genomic region, the following are encoded:
- a CDS encoding glycosyltransferase produces MNVLLCTTVYTGSKYHRMTEPARAVHEAGLGIQVTVSHGITTTMVQEPGETELSVGAVDAQGADVVVLQLPKTVAMLQVLRLLQAQGVAVVVEMDDLLSAVPYGHMGHSALIRGGLDKLALACAREADLVTVSTPSLLTEYATRGRGVVVPNAIPRRVAELPPAYEREPETVTVGWTGSVLVHPYDLQVMESGLQQALDRTQGQSRFMVMGAAGDSRSVLRLAEDPVVVPWVREVDDYLTLVGEQFDVGIAPLRDDRFNDCKSWLKVMEYAARGVYAVRSPSKEYERLGLGRRAKAPRDWATLIAGGVQRPDQRREMAAADREAVLARHLTEHTAELWAGAWRQARENRTRSQRLSA; encoded by the coding sequence GTGAACGTCCTGTTGTGCACCACCGTCTACACCGGATCCAAGTACCACCGGATGACCGAACCGGCCCGCGCCGTGCACGAGGCCGGCCTCGGGATCCAGGTCACCGTCAGCCACGGGATCACGACCACGATGGTCCAGGAGCCGGGGGAGACCGAGCTGAGCGTCGGGGCGGTCGACGCCCAGGGCGCTGACGTCGTGGTGCTGCAGCTGCCCAAGACGGTCGCGATGCTGCAGGTGCTGCGGTTGCTGCAGGCCCAGGGCGTCGCCGTCGTGGTGGAGATGGACGACCTGCTCTCCGCCGTGCCCTACGGCCACATGGGCCACTCCGCGCTGATCCGCGGCGGCCTGGACAAGCTGGCCCTGGCCTGCGCCCGGGAGGCTGACCTGGTCACCGTCTCGACCCCCTCGCTGCTGACCGAGTACGCCACCCGCGGGCGGGGCGTGGTGGTGCCCAACGCGATCCCCCGCCGGGTCGCCGAGCTGCCGCCGGCCTACGAGCGGGAGCCGGAGACGGTGACCGTCGGCTGGACCGGGTCGGTGCTCGTGCACCCCTACGACCTGCAGGTGATGGAGTCGGGGCTGCAGCAGGCGCTGGACCGCACCCAGGGGCAGAGCCGGTTCATGGTGATGGGTGCCGCCGGCGACTCGCGCAGCGTCCTCCGGCTGGCCGAGGACCCGGTGGTCGTCCCCTGGGTCCGCGAGGTCGACGACTACCTGACCCTGGTGGGCGAGCAGTTCGACGTGGGCATCGCCCCGCTCCGCGACGACCGGTTCAACGACTGCAAGAGCTGGCTGAAGGTGATGGAGTACGCCGCCCGCGGCGTCTACGCGGTCCGGTCGCCCAGCAAGGAGTACGAGCGCCTCGGACTCGGTCGGCGCGCCAAGGCCCCCCGTGACTGGGCCACCCTCATCGCCGGTGGCGTGCAGCGCCCCGACCAGCGCCGGGAGATGGCCGCGGCCGACCGCGAGGCGGTGCTGGCCCGGCACCTCACCGAGCACACGGCCGAGCTGTGGGCCGGCGCCTGGCGGCAGGCCCGGGAGAACCGCACCCGCAGCCAGCGTCTCAGCGCCTGA
- the fliD gene encoding flagellar filament capping protein FliD: MSVSTGLISGMDTGSLITQLMQIEANPQTLLKTRLTDTQADATAYRAINTKFDALRTAAEALTKATAWAAAKATSSATTVTATASADATPGSLTFSVTALAANHSVLSAGTWTKTTDAFGQASPLVLTAPDGSSKQIALKSGATLADTVAAINSSGYGLAATAVNTSTGYRLQVSSTATGEASRFTLAATGETTPTFGVLTTGTNAKVHVGDATTGFDAVSSTNTFSELMRGTPITVSQTGGPVTVSVAGDPDAVATAVQSMVTAANAVLSAIKSNTDTSTGSKAVLKGDSTLRGLTSQVLDAVGYAIGGKSAATAGLQLNRDGSLVFDKAVFTAKLQSDPSLVQRLVNGTAASDVDGIAGSADDVAAVPGVAQRLLALSKKATDSTGGTLILLAKSQDMAASALTDQIAAWDIRLALRKDNLTKQFTAMETALGTMQNQASWLSSQLSSLPSPSKS, from the coding sequence ATGAGCGTGAGCACCGGCCTGATCTCCGGGATGGACACCGGCTCTCTCATCACCCAGTTGATGCAGATCGAGGCCAACCCCCAGACCCTGCTCAAGACCAGGCTGACCGACACCCAGGCCGACGCCACCGCGTACCGGGCGATCAACACCAAGTTCGACGCGCTGCGCACGGCCGCCGAGGCCCTCACCAAGGCGACCGCCTGGGCTGCCGCGAAGGCGACCAGCTCGGCCACCACGGTGACCGCCACCGCCAGCGCGGACGCGACCCCCGGCTCGCTGACGTTCAGCGTCACCGCGCTGGCCGCCAACCACTCCGTGCTGAGCGCCGGGACCTGGACGAAGACCACCGACGCCTTCGGTCAGGCCTCCCCGCTGGTCCTCACCGCACCCGACGGCAGCAGCAAGCAGATCGCACTGAAGAGCGGCGCCACCCTCGCCGACACGGTCGCGGCCATCAACTCCTCCGGCTACGGGCTCGCCGCCACCGCGGTCAACACCAGCACCGGCTACCGGCTGCAGGTCAGCTCCACCGCGACCGGTGAGGCCTCCCGCTTCACCCTCGCCGCCACCGGCGAGACGACGCCGACCTTCGGTGTGCTCACCACCGGCACCAACGCGAAGGTGCACGTCGGCGACGCGACCACCGGCTTCGACGCGGTCTCGTCGACCAACACCTTCAGCGAGCTGATGCGCGGCACCCCGATCACGGTCAGCCAGACCGGCGGCCCGGTCACCGTCAGCGTCGCGGGCGACCCCGACGCCGTGGCCACCGCGGTCCAGTCGATGGTCACCGCCGCCAACGCCGTGCTGTCGGCCATCAAGAGCAACACGGACACCTCCACCGGCAGCAAGGCCGTGCTCAAGGGCGACAGCACGCTGCGCGGGCTGACCTCCCAGGTCCTCGACGCCGTCGGCTACGCGATCGGTGGCAAGTCGGCCGCCACCGCCGGCCTGCAGCTCAACCGGGACGGCTCGCTCGTGTTCGACAAGGCCGTCTTCACCGCCAAGCTGCAGTCCGACCCGTCGCTGGTCCAGCGGCTGGTCAACGGCACAGCCGCCTCCGACGTGGACGGGATCGCCGGCAGCGCCGACGACGTCGCCGCGGTCCCGGGCGTCGCCCAGCGGCTGCTCGCGCTGTCGAAGAAGGCGACCGACTCCACGGGCGGCACCCTGATCCTGCTGGCCAAGAGCCAGGACATGGCGGCCAGTGCGCTGACCGACCAGATCGCCGCCTGGGACATCCGCCTGGCCTTGCGCAAGGACAACCTGACCAAGCAGTTCACCGCCATGGAGACGGCACTGGGCACGATGCAGAACCAGGCCTCCTGGCTGTCGTCGCAGCTCTCGTCGCTGCCCAGCCCGTCCAAGTCCTGA
- a CDS encoding flagellin, whose amino-acid sequence MGLSVNTNTSALNAYRNLSTTNNQMAKSLEKLSSGFRINRAADDAAGLAISEGLRSQIGGIKVAVRNTQDGISVVQTAEGGLSETTSILQRMRDLAVQAANEGGNDANSNAAMDSEGDALKLELTRIADKTTFNNVKLLDGSYNKTFQVGYASGDTTAVKISATSGSTSFSSTGLAVDSIDLTTAAGASAAIGAIDTAIKNVSTARANLGAIQNRFEHTINNLNTTAENLTASESRIRDTDMAQEMTNFTRTQILTQAGTSMLAQANQSTQGILKLLG is encoded by the coding sequence ATGGGTCTCAGCGTCAACACCAACACCTCGGCTCTCAACGCCTACCGCAACCTGAGCACCACGAACAACCAGATGGCGAAGTCGCTGGAGAAGCTCTCCTCCGGTTTCCGCATCAACCGCGCCGCCGACGACGCCGCCGGCCTCGCGATCTCCGAGGGCCTGCGCTCGCAGATCGGTGGCATCAAGGTCGCCGTCCGCAACACCCAGGACGGCATCTCGGTCGTGCAGACCGCTGAGGGTGGCCTGAGCGAGACCACCTCGATCCTGCAGCGCATGCGCGACCTCGCCGTCCAGGCGGCCAACGAGGGCGGCAACGACGCCAACTCCAACGCCGCGATGGACTCCGAGGGCGACGCCCTCAAGCTGGAGCTCACCCGGATCGCGGACAAGACGACCTTCAACAACGTCAAGCTGCTCGACGGGTCGTACAACAAGACCTTCCAGGTCGGCTACGCCTCCGGCGACACCACCGCGGTCAAGATCAGCGCCACCAGCGGCTCGACCAGCTTCTCCTCCACCGGTCTGGCCGTGGACTCCATCGACCTGACCACGGCCGCCGGTGCCTCGGCTGCCATCGGTGCCATCGACACCGCCATCAAGAACGTGTCGACCGCCCGCGCCAACCTGGGTGCCATCCAGAACCGGTTCGAGCACACCATCAACAACCTCAACACCACGGCCGAGAACCTGACCGCGTCGGAGAGCCGCATCCGCGACACCGACATGGCCCAGGAGATGACCAACTTCACCCGCACGCAGATCCTGACCCAGGCCGGCACGTCGATGCTGGCCCAGGCCAACCAGTCCACCCAGGGCATCCTGAAGCTCCTGGGCTGA
- the flgK gene encoding flagellar hook-associated protein FlgK: MSTFSGLNRATTALWAQQRGLDVTGQNIANINTVGYSRQRAELQSVNGNVVPAIYSVSNQVGQGVDADTVIRIRDAFLESRAQAETATTAQMTVRDDTLATVEQAFREPGTTGISAKLTSVYTSWSELASSPKEDGARAAVLQNTATLVAELHTTSATLDQQWTQTRDSLDVLAQDVNAKAQAIADLNVSIRRGTQAGLPVNELADKRDVLVMDLAEAIGATSTPGSDGQVDVVVSGATLISGGSATRIKAVGTGDPATVSATNPRFETDPGSTRVAVGGTAGGKLTALTETIPRYRTELDAVARQVAQEINTAHAQGYDKDGAPGGVVFDGGGAATITAATITLKITDTAKLAAASRPPNGTDPSADNGNAMALGKLKDAAGGSTTLYRKLIVALGVEASVATSNLETQKVIGSQVEASRESVAGVNIDEEMTNMLQFQHAYQAAARLITTIDETLDVLINRTGRVGL, encoded by the coding sequence GTGAGCACGTTCTCCGGCCTGAACCGGGCGACGACCGCCCTCTGGGCCCAGCAGCGCGGCCTGGACGTCACCGGGCAGAACATCGCCAACATCAACACCGTCGGCTACTCGCGGCAGCGGGCCGAGCTCCAGTCGGTGAACGGCAACGTCGTCCCGGCCATCTACTCGGTCAGCAACCAGGTCGGCCAGGGCGTCGACGCCGACACCGTCATCCGGATCCGGGACGCCTTCCTGGAGAGCCGGGCCCAGGCCGAGACCGCCACCACCGCCCAGATGACCGTGCGGGACGACACCCTGGCCACGGTGGAGCAGGCGTTCCGCGAGCCGGGCACCACCGGCATCTCGGCCAAGCTCACCAGCGTCTACACGTCGTGGAGCGAGCTGGCCAGCTCTCCCAAGGAGGACGGCGCCCGCGCGGCGGTGCTGCAGAACACCGCCACCCTCGTCGCCGAGCTGCACACCACCAGCGCCACCCTGGACCAGCAGTGGACCCAGACCCGCGACAGCCTCGACGTGCTGGCGCAGGACGTGAACGCCAAGGCCCAGGCCATCGCCGACCTGAACGTCTCCATCCGGCGGGGCACCCAGGCGGGGCTGCCGGTCAACGAGCTGGCCGACAAGCGCGACGTGCTGGTGATGGACCTGGCGGAGGCGATCGGTGCGACGTCCACGCCCGGCTCCGACGGCCAGGTCGACGTGGTGGTCTCCGGCGCCACGCTGATCTCCGGCGGTTCGGCCACCCGGATCAAGGCCGTCGGCACCGGGGACCCGGCCACGGTCAGCGCCACGAACCCCCGGTTCGAGACCGACCCGGGCAGCACGCGGGTCGCCGTCGGCGGTACCGCGGGCGGCAAGCTCACCGCGCTGACCGAGACGATCCCCCGCTACCGCACGGAGCTCGACGCGGTGGCCCGGCAGGTGGCGCAGGAGATCAACACCGCGCACGCGCAGGGCTACGACAAGGACGGCGCCCCCGGCGGCGTCGTGTTCGACGGTGGCGGGGCCGCGACGATCACCGCGGCCACCATCACCCTCAAGATCACCGACACCGCGAAGCTGGCGGCGGCCTCCCGGCCGCCGAACGGCACGGACCCCTCCGCGGACAACGGCAACGCCATGGCCCTGGGCAAGCTCAAGGACGCTGCCGGGGGCTCGACCACGCTCTACCGCAAGCTCATCGTCGCCCTCGGCGTCGAGGCCTCGGTGGCGACGAGCAACCTGGAGACCCAGAAGGTCATCGGCAGTCAGGTCGAGGCGTCCCGGGAGTCCGTCGCGGGGGTCAACATCGACGAGGAGATGACGAACATGCTGCAGTTCCAGCACGCCTACCAGGCCGCCGCGCGTCTGATCACCACCATCGACGAGACGCTCGACGTGCTGATCAACCGCACCGGCCGAGTGGGGCTGTGA
- a CDS encoding flagellin, with protein sequence MGLSVNTNTSALNAYRNLSTTNNQMAKSLEKLSSGFRINRAADDAAGLAISEGLRSQIGGIKVAVRNTQDGISVVQTAEGGLSETTSILQRMRDLAVQAANEGGNDTNSNAAMDAESKTLQSELTRIADKTTFNNVKLLDGTYDKNFQVGYASGDTTKVTIQSASGGVGFDAGDLGVSAVSLTSASGAQTAIGLIDTAIKNVSTARASLGAIQNRFEHTINNLNTTAENLTASESRIRDTDMAQEMTNFTRTQILTQAGTSMLAQANQSTQGILKLLG encoded by the coding sequence ATGGGTCTCAGCGTCAACACCAACACCTCGGCTCTCAACGCCTACCGCAACCTGAGCACCACGAACAACCAGATGGCGAAGTCGCTGGAGAAGCTCTCCTCCGGTTTCCGCATCAACCGCGCCGCCGACGACGCCGCCGGCCTCGCGATCTCCGAGGGCCTGCGCTCGCAGATCGGTGGCATCAAGGTCGCCGTCCGCAACACCCAGGACGGCATCTCGGTCGTGCAGACCGCTGAGGGTGGCCTGAGCGAGACCACCTCGATCCTGCAGCGCATGCGCGACCTCGCCGTCCAGGCGGCCAACGAGGGCGGCAACGACACGAACTCCAACGCCGCCATGGACGCCGAGAGCAAGACGCTGCAGTCCGAGCTCACCCGCATCGCGGACAAGACGACCTTCAACAACGTCAAGCTGCTCGACGGCACCTACGACAAGAACTTCCAGGTCGGCTACGCCTCCGGTGACACCACCAAGGTCACCATCCAGTCGGCGAGCGGCGGCGTGGGCTTCGACGCCGGCGACCTGGGCGTCAGCGCCGTCAGCCTGACCTCGGCCTCCGGCGCGCAGACCGCCATCGGCCTGATCGACACCGCCATCAAGAACGTCTCGACCGCCCGCGCCAGCCTGGGTGCCATCCAGAACCGGTTCGAGCACACCATCAACAACCTCAACACCACGGCCGAGAACCTGACCGCGTCGGAGAGCCGCATCCGCGACACCGACATGGCCCAGGAGATGACCAACTTCACCCGCACGCAGATCCTGACCCAGGCCGGCACGTCGATGCTGGCCCAGGCCAACCAGTCCACCCAGGGCATCCTGAAGCTCCTGGGCTGA
- a CDS encoding flagellar protein FlgN, which produces MDHQHLSTLLWREQELLDLLLFKAEEKQYLIITGKSRWLARIAHEIEVVLEQLRTLEVERAAATEQIAGRLGLAVDPSLRQLADVAPAPWNDLYTKHHESLLALVTELRSLSDTNKGLIEGGLAAIGDALLSVRPAGATAGTYTQAGRATGNAYRSVTLDGAL; this is translated from the coding sequence GTGGACCACCAGCACCTGTCGACGTTGCTCTGGCGGGAGCAGGAGCTCCTGGACCTCCTGCTGTTCAAGGCCGAGGAGAAGCAGTACCTCATCATCACCGGCAAGAGCCGGTGGCTGGCGCGCATCGCGCACGAGATCGAGGTCGTGCTCGAGCAGCTGCGGACCCTCGAGGTCGAGCGGGCGGCGGCGACCGAGCAGATCGCCGGCCGGCTGGGCCTGGCGGTCGACCCCTCGCTCCGGCAGCTGGCCGACGTCGCGCCGGCGCCGTGGAACGACCTGTACACCAAGCACCACGAGTCGCTGCTGGCCCTCGTCACCGAGCTGCGCTCCCTCTCCGACACCAACAAGGGGCTCATCGAGGGCGGGCTCGCGGCCATCGGCGACGCGCTGCTGTCGGTGCGCCCGGCGGGGGCGACGGCCGGGACGTACACGCAGGCCGGACGGGCCACCGGCAACGCCTACCGCTCGGTCACCCTGGACGGCGCGCTGTGA
- a CDS encoding sigma-70 family RNA polymerase sigma factor — translation MTPARSAVLDRRPSDVDALVTTHLPLAQFAVNAVASRISLPSHVSRDDLLSCASIALVEVARRFDPAAGASFATYALPRLQGAVLDELRSGDWASRSVRAAARRTDAATDALTIRLGRPPTKEELATSLGVARSELDSLQIDVHRAVMVSMDAESGTDGGSLDLPDTGDSPERALMRGERARHLHEAIRALPDRLDEVVERNFFGDESLTDIADSLGVTLSRVSQMRARALTLLHAAMSELWDGTPVAADGGVRARNQQRAYVERVAARQPGTGRAAAAPSFPAPRPGGRGHGWQVPPRAPASQPA, via the coding sequence GTGACCCCAGCCCGCTCCGCCGTGCTCGATCGCCGACCGTCCGACGTCGACGCGCTGGTGACCACCCACCTGCCGCTGGCCCAGTTCGCGGTGAACGCGGTGGCCTCCCGCATCTCCCTGCCGAGCCACGTGAGCCGGGACGACCTGCTCTCCTGCGCGAGCATCGCGCTGGTCGAGGTCGCCCGCCGCTTCGACCCGGCCGCGGGCGCGTCCTTCGCCACCTACGCCCTCCCCCGCCTGCAGGGCGCGGTCCTCGACGAGCTGCGCTCGGGCGACTGGGCCAGCCGCTCGGTGCGGGCCGCGGCGCGGCGCACCGACGCCGCGACCGACGCGCTCACCATCCGCCTGGGCCGGCCGCCGACGAAGGAGGAGCTGGCCACCAGCCTAGGCGTCGCCCGGTCGGAGCTGGACTCGCTGCAGATCGACGTGCACCGCGCGGTGATGGTCAGCATGGACGCCGAGTCCGGCACCGACGGCGGGTCGCTGGACCTGCCCGACACCGGCGACTCCCCCGAGCGCGCGCTGATGCGCGGTGAGCGGGCCCGGCACCTGCACGAGGCGATCCGGGCACTGCCCGACCGGCTCGACGAGGTCGTCGAGCGCAACTTCTTCGGTGACGAGTCGCTCACCGACATCGCGGACTCCCTCGGGGTCACCCTGTCCCGCGTCTCGCAGATGCGCGCCCGGGCGCTGACCCTGCTGCACGCGGCGATGAGCGAGCTCTGGGACGGCACGCCGGTGGCGGCCGACGGCGGGGTGCGCGCCCGCAACCAGCAGCGCGCCTACGTCGAGCGGGTCGCCGCCCGGCAGCCCGGGACGGGTCGCGCGGCTGCCGCCCCCTCGTTCCCGGCGCCCCGGCCCGGCGGCCGCGGGCACGGCTGGCAGGTCCCCCCGCGCGCGCCGGCGTCCCAGCCCGCCTGA
- the fliS gene encoding flagellar export chaperone FliS, whose amino-acid sequence MSAAALRARYLGDAVTTASPQQLLVMLYDRLALDLERGQTALVAGDREAASQQLQHAQEIVMELQGSLRVDVWEGGPRLAALYTWLLTELISANVKGDVRRIGDCRRIVEPLRDAWREAAASLATTSA is encoded by the coding sequence ATGAGTGCCGCCGCCCTGCGGGCCCGCTACCTGGGCGACGCCGTCACCACCGCGTCGCCGCAGCAGCTGCTGGTCATGCTGTACGACCGTCTCGCCCTCGACCTCGAGCGCGGCCAGACCGCCCTGGTCGCCGGCGACCGCGAGGCGGCGAGCCAGCAGCTCCAGCACGCCCAGGAGATCGTCATGGAGCTGCAGGGCAGCCTCCGGGTCGACGTCTGGGAGGGCGGTCCCCGCCTGGCCGCGCTCTACACCTGGCTGCTCACCGAGCTGATCTCGGCCAACGTGAAGGGCGACGTCCGACGGATCGGCGACTGCCGGCGGATCGTCGAGCCGCTGCGGGACGCATGGCGGGAGGCTGCGGCGTCCCTCGCCACGACGTCGGCATGA